Proteins found in one Plasmodium malariae genome assembly, chromosome: 13 genomic segment:
- the PmUG01_13048800 gene encoding conserved Plasmodium protein, unknown function: MVSAVDNSVIKLKLALCCLKRYLLYNKIKHIEISSTIPKKRRKRKKKLADRNNYYENDDNVDNDNDENENENKNDVNNSIDKNNNRKNVQIKTIYFIRHSESIWNSVFNRRLTTKNLLNILLVFLHEIIFLFSKRSGLIDSPLSKSGIKQSVELSNFLSGDINRNSNDNLLCNSKQIKHMKKMKKLKLLKQLKQLKQLKQLKHFKQLKHFKQLKQLKQLKQLKQLKQLKQLKQLKQLKQMKYLENVARNVDPSNPSTYAKEDSNTSTDEEEAYLEGAVRTRDRGDGAINRVRNNNTEKYREAQKESTINGEKVDKEEGTNSKVDEEDTYSEMDEEDSDSDVDEEDINSEMDEEDINSEMDEEETNSEMDEEETNSEMDEEYTNHEMDEEGLNKEMNKEDTNCRVDDTRTKYREGGSRMKCSRGRVDRTNYRGLVGKIRYNRDRDTSSVPNTYDALSTDGDSYMNTDCDDGDMIMIELPNVKCNASYNNKCNKKYNKKDENSQQRKHRIERRNTNRSSNTSNEIPTKGDNNNICTENSNDVENESSIKCAVNEKERTEKYNHEDIKKMNVQDHIDILNNAKYKSVLLCSDLRRALSSCLISFHKRINKYDEPINVLNSLQEISRNPDSIPLYNFYEKFDIANVKKFLHKDIVDLIDENVKLRRNYSQNRFLDTLSYIFNNENDIFIIFGHSLWFLNFFKIFLNYPHTAKNRKMKNASVVVFSIYKYEEDNTQKYEIDKDSIQVVYKGFEQKVYNKD; this comes from the coding sequence ATGGTTTCAGCAGTAGATAATTcagttataaaattaaaattagcaTTATGTTGTTTAAAAcgatatttgttatataataaaattaagcaTATTGAAATATCCTCCACAATCCccaaaaaaagaagaaaaagaaaaaaaaaattagccgaccgaaataattattatgaaaatgatgataatgttgataatgataatgatgaaaatgaaaatgaaaataaaaatgatgtaAATAACAGcatagataaaaataataatagaaaaaatgtacaaataaaaaccatatattttataagacATAGTGAATCAATATGGAATAGTGTTTTTAATAGGAGattaacaacaaaaaatttattaaatatattattagtattCTTACATGAAATCATATTTCTATTTAGTAAAAGGTCAGGACTAATAGATTCCCCTTTAAGTAAAAGCGGAATAAAACAATCAGTTGAActatcaaattttttaagtggAGATATTAACAGAAATTCAAATGATAATCTGTTGTGCAATTCAAAACAGATAAAacacatgaaaaaaatgaagaagttGAAACTATTGAAACAATTGAAACAATTGAAACAATTGAAACAATTGAAACATTTTAAACAATTGAAACATTTTAAACAACTGAAACAATTGAAACAATTGAAACAATTGAAACAATTGAAACAACTGAAACAATTGAAACAACTGAAACAATTGaaacaaatgaaatatttgGAAAATGTTGCAAGGAATGTAGATCCTAGTAACCCTTCCACTTATGCTAAAGAGGATAGTAACACATCCACAGATGAAGAAGAGGCGTATCTTGAAGGAGCAGTAAGAACACGTGATAGGGGTGATGGTGCTATAAATAGGGTTAGGAATAATAACACAGAAAAATATAGAGAGGCACAAAAAGAAAGCACAATAAACGGGGAAAAAGTGGATAAAGAAGAAGGTACCAACAGTAAGGTGGATGAAGAAGACACATATAGTGAAATGGATGAAGAGGACTCGGACAGTGATGTGGATGAAGAAGATATAAATAGTGAAATGGATGAAGAAGATATAAATAGTGAAATGGATGAAGAAGAGACAAATAGTGAAATGGATGAAGAAGAGACAAATAGTGAAATGGATGAAGAATACACAAACCATGAAATGGATGAAGAAGgcttaaataaagaaatgaatAAAGAAGATACAAATTGTAGAGTAGATGATACAAGAACAAAATATAGAGAAGGTGGTTCAAGAATGAAATGTAGTAGAGGCCGTGTTGATAGAACTAATTATAGAGGTCTTGTTGGAAAAATACGTTATAATAGAGACCGTGATACATCCTCTGTACCTAATACATATGATGCATTATCAACTGATGGTGATAGTTATATGAATACCGATTGTGATGATGGGGATATGATTATGATAGAATTACCCAATGTAAAATGTAATGctagttataataataaatgtaataaaaagtataataaaaaagatgaaaattcACAGCAAAGAAAACATAGAATAGAGAGAAGAAATACGAATAGGAGTAGTAACACAAGTAATGAAATTCCAACGAAGGGggataataataacatcTGCACAGAAAATTCAAATGATGTAGAAAATGAAAGTTCCATAAAATGTGCAGTTAACGAAAAAGAACGAACGGAAAAATACAATCATGAagatataaagaaaatgaatGTACAAGATCATATAGATATTTTGAATAACGCAAAATATAAGAGTGTATTGTTATGCTCAGATTTAAGAAGAGCTTTATCAAGTTGCCTAATTTCATTtcataaaagaataaataaatatgatgaaCCTATTAATGTTCTAAATTCTTTGCAAGAAATTAGCAGAAATCCTGATTCAAttccattatataatttttatgaaaaatttgaTATTGCTAATGTTAAAAAGTTTTTGCATAAAGATATAGTTGATTTAATTgatgaaaatgtaaaactAAGAAGAAATTATTCCCAAAATAGATTCTTAGATACCttgtcatatatatttaataatgagaatgatattttcattattttcggTCATAGTTTATGGTTTCTAAacttctttaaaatattcttgaACTATCCACACACGGCAAAAAATcgcaaaatgaaaaatgctAGTGTAGTAGTTTTcagtatttataaatatgaagagGATAATACGCAAAAGTACGAAATCGATAAGGACAGTATTCAGGTTGTGTACAAAGGTTTCGAGCAAAAAGTGTATAACAAGGACTGA